A single genomic interval of Electrophorus electricus isolate fEleEle1 chromosome 2, fEleEle1.pri, whole genome shotgun sequence harbors:
- the si:dkey-14k9.3 gene encoding C2H2-type zinc finger protein isoform X1: MMEVGLPKQEDADQSLPLSSLRLLVPPLRLMSALLWRVMQQRNVMQYGILADFVSLVSEAVPELFSHTHGVELILGLRAKLILELCCRGEPVDTHTIQTHLNSIQLSLPLVKDVDSAEVGEAGLPFVELVQTLIKNTDERDHFFQHIFPVEFGPDYDSAIQTLMWDFLSRLGHFLPVPDLLQTVDWLGSESSVLKDCEESISNPDNLKSLLHHHKFLGHLDAPASSPCLSVGGCILSALSGKRDTMHRLGTGSHLPNSPVDSVPAQIPECVMDATDVLTVVVMSEWADGELDANPARECLPGVEAAEHGINQLHADDFQLRQSQDNRTTRENDLGSERGADAEDYLGETALHCKEGDGSLKGAKRRRPEENVCDPTVGGNWSDSNPAGTSALDPSPCMPACAHEESTTLTHLTAIRRSAREPKKTWKIKMVNLQKQKRKPVLHKVVSCQKQRRRPATVKRNSEAVKELNAGPVASNNRDSVELSDVSSGLISNDGITDSFADVSSKVFSCPMCPFTHAQERYLKSHIKKIHPVPQEDGKKEPHMCQVCGKGYRYPGMLKAHERTHTGEQPFQCTALRCGRRFSHIQALRRHRLIHASRPTEELGLEAKGEEPGASEPQMYCCLYCGENFSSLSARRDHHRSHAQDELNRCSDCGKRLSCQAALVRHKRGHLDERPHKCTLCEATFACVTSFKRHLLAHRPDRPYRCGCGKGFTYRGALLSHQRIHTAERPYQCAHCDKSFLYPGALRKHEWTHSKEKPHLCSHCGKSFKRERTLRAHMAGHTKEKTFRCSLCDKTFAYKASLTRHELTHTGERPFLCADCGKSFFSFGELLKHQRYHTGHKPFQCSHCDKSFTQACYLQLHMRYHTGVRPYTCPQCGKSFFTSCRLKRHMQIHTGEKPFECTECGKRFRQAYVLKVHRRTHVCERTGRMISNTFM; the protein is encoded by the exons ATGATGGAAGTCGGATTGCCAAAACAGGAGGATGCAG ATCAgtctctgcctctgtcctctctgcgCCTTTTGGTTCCACCACTTCGGCTCATGTCTGCCCTCCTGTGGCGTGTCATGCAGCAGCGGAATGTGATGCAATATGGGATATTGGCAGACTTTGTGTCACTGGTTTCTGAAGCTGTCCCAGAGCTCTTCAGCCACACTCACGGAGTTGAACTTATTCTGGGACTGCGAGCAAAG CTGATTCTGGAGTTGTGCTGCCGGGGCGAGCCAGTGGATACACATACAATTCAGACTCACCTCAACAGCATCCAGCTGTCCCTGCCCCTAGTCAAAGAT GTGGACAGCGCAGAGGTGGGAGAGGCAGGACTGCCTTTTGTGGAGCTGGTCCAAACCCTCATTAAAAACACTGATGAGAGAGATCACTTCTTCCAG CATATATTTCCAGTGGAGTTTGGTCCGGATTATGACTCTGCTATTCAGACGCTAATGTGGGACTTTCTGTCCCGACTGGGGCACTTCCTGCCTGTCCCTGATCTCCTGCAG ACTGTAGATTGGCTGGGCTCTGAGTCTTCTGTTTTAAAGGACTGTGAGGAATCCATCAGTAACCCAGACAACTTGAAGTCACTGCTCCATCACCATAAGTTCCTTGGGCATCTGGACGCTCCTG CCTCCTCACCATGCTTGAGTGTGGGTGGCTGCATCCTCTCTGCTTTGTCTGGCAAGAGAGACACCATGCACCGTCTTGGCACAGGCAGCCATCTGCCAAATTCCCCAGTGGACTCAGTTCCCGCTCAGATCCCGGAGTGTGTTATGGATGCAACAGACGTATTGACCGTTGTGGTCATGTCAGAATGGGCAGATGGCGAACTAGATGCAAATCCGGCCAGAGAGTGCCTTCCTGGAGTGGAAGCTGCTGAGCATGGAATCAACCAGCTGCATGCTGATGATTTTCAACTGAGGCAGTCACAGGATAACAGAACAACTAGGGAAAATGACCTTGGGAGTGAAAGAGGGGCTGATGCTGAGGACTATTTGGGGGAAACTGCTCTACACTGTAAGGAGGGTGACGGATCTTTGAAGGGTGCGAAAAGACGGAGACcagaggagaatgtgtgtgaccCTACAGTGGGTGGAAACTGGTCGGACAGTAACCCAGCTGGCACATCCGCACTGGACCCTTCGCCATGCATGCCTGCATGCGCCCATGAAGAGTCAACTACGCTCACGCATCTCACAGCGATTCGGAGATCAGCCCGAGAGCCCAAGAAGACTTGGAAGATCAAAATGGTGAACCTCcaaaagcagaaaagaaaacCTGTGCTCCATAAAGTGGTTAGCTGCCAAAAGCAGAGAAGAAGGCCTGCCACAGTTAAGAGAAACTCTGAAGCAGTCAAAGAGTTGAATGCAGGTCCCGTTGCATCAAATAACAG GGATTCTGTTGAACTTTCTGATGTGTCTTCTGGTTTGATCTCAAATGATGGAATTACAG ATTCTTTTGCAGACGTCTCCTCAAAGGTCTTCTCCTGTCCTATGTGCCCCTTCACCCATGCTCAAGAGCGGTACCTGAAAAGCCACATCAAAAAGATACACCCGGTTCCACAGGAGGATGGCAAGAAGGAGCCTCATATGTGCCAGGTGTGTGGCAAAGGCTACCGCTACCCAGGTATGCTCAAAGCACACGAGCGCACGCACACTGGCGAGCAACCCTTCCAATGCACGGCCTTGCGCTGTGGCCGCCGCTTCTCCCACATCCAGGCCCTGCGCCGCCATCGCCTCATCCATGCCTCCAGGCCCACCGAGGAGTTGGGACTCGAGGCGAAGGGGGAAGAGCCTGGAGCCAGTGAGCCCCAGATGTACTGCTGCCTGTACTGTGGTGAGAACTTCAGCTCACTGAGCGCACGGCGGGATCACCACCGCAGCCATGCCCAGGATGAGCTGAATCGCTGCAGCGACTGTGGCAAGCGCCTCAGCTGCCAGGCGGCGCTGGTCCGGCACAAACGCGGCCACCTGGACGAGCGGCCACACAAGTGCACGCTGTGTGAGGCCACCTTCGCCTGCGTCACCAGCTTCAAGCGGCACCTGCTGGCACACCGGCCTGACCGGCCGTACCGCTGTGGCTGCGGTAAGGGCTTCACGTACCGTGGTGCCCTGCTGTCACACCAGCGCATACACACGGCTGAACGGCCGTACCAGTGTGCGCACTGTGACAAGAGCTTTCTTTACCCAGGCGCCCTACGCAAGCATGAGTGGACGCACTCCAAAGAGAAGCCGCACCTGTGCTCACACTGCGGCAAGAGCTTCAAACGAGAGCGCACACTCCGTGCCCACATGGCCGGCCACACCAAGGAGAAGACTTTCCGCTGCTCACTCTGCGACAAGACCTTTGCCTACAAGGCCAGCCTCACGCGCCACGAGCTCACGCACACGGGTGAGCGGCCTTTCCTCTGCGCCGACTGCGGCAAGAGCTTCTTCTCCTTCGGCGAGCTGCTAAAACACCAGCGCTACCACACGGGCCACAAGCCCTTCCAGTGCTCGCACTGCGACAAAAGCTTCACGCAGGCCTGCTACCTCCAGTTGCACATGCGCTACCACACTGGAGTGAGGCCATACACCTGCCCGCAGTGCGGCAAAAGCTTCTTTACATCCTGCCGTCTGAAGCGGCACATGCAGATTCACACCGGGGAGAAGCCGTTTGAGTGCACAGAGTGCGGGAAGCGTTTCAGGCAGGCTTATGTGCTTAAGGTGCACCGGCGGACTCATGTCTGCGAAAGAACAGGGAGGATGATTAGCAACACTTTTATGTGA
- the si:dkey-14k9.3 gene encoding C2H2-type zinc finger protein isoform X2 — MQQRNVMQYGILADFVSLVSEAVPELFSHTHGVELILGLRAKLILELCCRGEPVDTHTIQTHLNSIQLSLPLVKDVDSAEVGEAGLPFVELVQTLIKNTDERDHFFQHIFPVEFGPDYDSAIQTLMWDFLSRLGHFLPVPDLLQTVDWLGSESSVLKDCEESISNPDNLKSLLHHHKFLGHLDAPASSPCLSVGGCILSALSGKRDTMHRLGTGSHLPNSPVDSVPAQIPECVMDATDVLTVVVMSEWADGELDANPARECLPGVEAAEHGINQLHADDFQLRQSQDNRTTRENDLGSERGADAEDYLGETALHCKEGDGSLKGAKRRRPEENVCDPTVGGNWSDSNPAGTSALDPSPCMPACAHEESTTLTHLTAIRRSAREPKKTWKIKMVNLQKQKRKPVLHKVVSCQKQRRRPATVKRNSEAVKELNAGPVASNNRDSVELSDVSSGLISNDGITDSFADVSSKVFSCPMCPFTHAQERYLKSHIKKIHPVPQEDGKKEPHMCQVCGKGYRYPGMLKAHERTHTGEQPFQCTALRCGRRFSHIQALRRHRLIHASRPTEELGLEAKGEEPGASEPQMYCCLYCGENFSSLSARRDHHRSHAQDELNRCSDCGKRLSCQAALVRHKRGHLDERPHKCTLCEATFACVTSFKRHLLAHRPDRPYRCGCGKGFTYRGALLSHQRIHTAERPYQCAHCDKSFLYPGALRKHEWTHSKEKPHLCSHCGKSFKRERTLRAHMAGHTKEKTFRCSLCDKTFAYKASLTRHELTHTGERPFLCADCGKSFFSFGELLKHQRYHTGHKPFQCSHCDKSFTQACYLQLHMRYHTGVRPYTCPQCGKSFFTSCRLKRHMQIHTGEKPFECTECGKRFRQAYVLKVHRRTHVCERTGRMISNTFM, encoded by the exons ATGCAG CAGCGGAATGTGATGCAATATGGGATATTGGCAGACTTTGTGTCACTGGTTTCTGAAGCTGTCCCAGAGCTCTTCAGCCACACTCACGGAGTTGAACTTATTCTGGGACTGCGAGCAAAG CTGATTCTGGAGTTGTGCTGCCGGGGCGAGCCAGTGGATACACATACAATTCAGACTCACCTCAACAGCATCCAGCTGTCCCTGCCCCTAGTCAAAGAT GTGGACAGCGCAGAGGTGGGAGAGGCAGGACTGCCTTTTGTGGAGCTGGTCCAAACCCTCATTAAAAACACTGATGAGAGAGATCACTTCTTCCAG CATATATTTCCAGTGGAGTTTGGTCCGGATTATGACTCTGCTATTCAGACGCTAATGTGGGACTTTCTGTCCCGACTGGGGCACTTCCTGCCTGTCCCTGATCTCCTGCAG ACTGTAGATTGGCTGGGCTCTGAGTCTTCTGTTTTAAAGGACTGTGAGGAATCCATCAGTAACCCAGACAACTTGAAGTCACTGCTCCATCACCATAAGTTCCTTGGGCATCTGGACGCTCCTG CCTCCTCACCATGCTTGAGTGTGGGTGGCTGCATCCTCTCTGCTTTGTCTGGCAAGAGAGACACCATGCACCGTCTTGGCACAGGCAGCCATCTGCCAAATTCCCCAGTGGACTCAGTTCCCGCTCAGATCCCGGAGTGTGTTATGGATGCAACAGACGTATTGACCGTTGTGGTCATGTCAGAATGGGCAGATGGCGAACTAGATGCAAATCCGGCCAGAGAGTGCCTTCCTGGAGTGGAAGCTGCTGAGCATGGAATCAACCAGCTGCATGCTGATGATTTTCAACTGAGGCAGTCACAGGATAACAGAACAACTAGGGAAAATGACCTTGGGAGTGAAAGAGGGGCTGATGCTGAGGACTATTTGGGGGAAACTGCTCTACACTGTAAGGAGGGTGACGGATCTTTGAAGGGTGCGAAAAGACGGAGACcagaggagaatgtgtgtgaccCTACAGTGGGTGGAAACTGGTCGGACAGTAACCCAGCTGGCACATCCGCACTGGACCCTTCGCCATGCATGCCTGCATGCGCCCATGAAGAGTCAACTACGCTCACGCATCTCACAGCGATTCGGAGATCAGCCCGAGAGCCCAAGAAGACTTGGAAGATCAAAATGGTGAACCTCcaaaagcagaaaagaaaacCTGTGCTCCATAAAGTGGTTAGCTGCCAAAAGCAGAGAAGAAGGCCTGCCACAGTTAAGAGAAACTCTGAAGCAGTCAAAGAGTTGAATGCAGGTCCCGTTGCATCAAATAACAG GGATTCTGTTGAACTTTCTGATGTGTCTTCTGGTTTGATCTCAAATGATGGAATTACAG ATTCTTTTGCAGACGTCTCCTCAAAGGTCTTCTCCTGTCCTATGTGCCCCTTCACCCATGCTCAAGAGCGGTACCTGAAAAGCCACATCAAAAAGATACACCCGGTTCCACAGGAGGATGGCAAGAAGGAGCCTCATATGTGCCAGGTGTGTGGCAAAGGCTACCGCTACCCAGGTATGCTCAAAGCACACGAGCGCACGCACACTGGCGAGCAACCCTTCCAATGCACGGCCTTGCGCTGTGGCCGCCGCTTCTCCCACATCCAGGCCCTGCGCCGCCATCGCCTCATCCATGCCTCCAGGCCCACCGAGGAGTTGGGACTCGAGGCGAAGGGGGAAGAGCCTGGAGCCAGTGAGCCCCAGATGTACTGCTGCCTGTACTGTGGTGAGAACTTCAGCTCACTGAGCGCACGGCGGGATCACCACCGCAGCCATGCCCAGGATGAGCTGAATCGCTGCAGCGACTGTGGCAAGCGCCTCAGCTGCCAGGCGGCGCTGGTCCGGCACAAACGCGGCCACCTGGACGAGCGGCCACACAAGTGCACGCTGTGTGAGGCCACCTTCGCCTGCGTCACCAGCTTCAAGCGGCACCTGCTGGCACACCGGCCTGACCGGCCGTACCGCTGTGGCTGCGGTAAGGGCTTCACGTACCGTGGTGCCCTGCTGTCACACCAGCGCATACACACGGCTGAACGGCCGTACCAGTGTGCGCACTGTGACAAGAGCTTTCTTTACCCAGGCGCCCTACGCAAGCATGAGTGGACGCACTCCAAAGAGAAGCCGCACCTGTGCTCACACTGCGGCAAGAGCTTCAAACGAGAGCGCACACTCCGTGCCCACATGGCCGGCCACACCAAGGAGAAGACTTTCCGCTGCTCACTCTGCGACAAGACCTTTGCCTACAAGGCCAGCCTCACGCGCCACGAGCTCACGCACACGGGTGAGCGGCCTTTCCTCTGCGCCGACTGCGGCAAGAGCTTCTTCTCCTTCGGCGAGCTGCTAAAACACCAGCGCTACCACACGGGCCACAAGCCCTTCCAGTGCTCGCACTGCGACAAAAGCTTCACGCAGGCCTGCTACCTCCAGTTGCACATGCGCTACCACACTGGAGTGAGGCCATACACCTGCCCGCAGTGCGGCAAAAGCTTCTTTACATCCTGCCGTCTGAAGCGGCACATGCAGATTCACACCGGGGAGAAGCCGTTTGAGTGCACAGAGTGCGGGAAGCGTTTCAGGCAGGCTTATGTGCTTAAGGTGCACCGGCGGACTCATGTCTGCGAAAGAACAGGGAGGATGATTAGCAACACTTTTATGTGA
- the LOC113575372 gene encoding zinc finger protein 345-like isoform X3: protein MWELLSCLERLLPVPDFKKTLSWLTPAPAGLDECIESEPKYLQELLQQHKVISNVDNQYWSKGSKLGTALSISGDCILSSLSIPPSTHVVVPAEPTVYHMQPTTVTILSQGTLGQLGSEAIIVTDYAEVELSTNDVLEEVSEAAHGGVEDPAAKGAVNVESRSVVAILTEGGTLGEEDEMMAMNQQVELGEEMKKALCEKSVQCDLRMEFPRDGGGLLSPSCLGAAESSENDESVRTDMERQSEIIGQKDIMHTADASLGASGQANCTLSGNKSLSEAGTGQVLPPRRGRGRPRKNTVAPKVVQPGRRRGRPPTVKAEKEKNEEDIGEKSDGKPSKPEAGQNGMETTLLNNDRCPTTTKSCKTETIENPRARYLCNTCGRKFTRTSDVRRHQLTHTGERPFHCTQCAKTFQHAWDLTKHCRKFHGEATFSCRLCTGSFVNLRTLTAHHKKSHTSELPHYCSICGEASSSAVALAAHRRTHSVTQQYRCEQCGEGFDTLLQRSAHRQSHRRHRKFKCPQCDKTYSRRADVKRHLLSHTGERPHQCALCGKSFALRSGLQKHHMTHTGERPYRCPHCPKAFNLISILHRHERMHTGERPFLCSQCGKRFLSLGELLKHDKSHTDERPHACSQCHKRFKSKRALREHALSHTGARPYACSYCSKRFTKPFALNRHHLMHTGERPFSCAHCAKTFLTATEVALHERVHTGERPYACPTCPWRFRSSSELARHRRTHTQARAHACGYCSKTYTSAAKLKSHARIHAAQDNSKCPVDISHTVEVHESTLHESEVADALS from the exons GGACTGCACTGTCCATATCAGGGGACTGCATCCTTTCCAgcctctctatccctccatcGACGCATGTTGTGGTTCCTGCAGAGCCCACTGTCTACCACATGCAGCCTACCACTGTGACTATCTTGAGCCAGGGTACCCTGGGCCAGCTGGGCTCTGAGGCCATCATTGTGACCGACTATGCTGAGGTGGAGCTGAGCACCAATGATGTGTTGGAGGAGGTGTCAGAGGCTGCTCATGGAGGCGTGGAGGACCCGGCAGCGAAAGGCGCAGTAAATGTGGAGAGCAGATCTGTGGTGGCGATCCTCACTGAGGGAGGCACCTTAGGTGAGGAGGACGAGATGATGGCCATGAATCAGCAAGTAGAACTTGgggaagaaatgaagaaagcTCTCTGTGAGAAATCAGTTCAGTGTGACCTTAGAATGGAATTTCcaagagatggaggaggattACTATCCCCGAGTTGTCTGGGAGCAGCCGAGAGCTCAGAAAACGACGAAAGCGTCAGAACTGATATGGAAAGACAAAGTGAAATTATTGGACAGAAAGACATAATGCACACTGCTGATGCTAGCCTTGGGGCTAGTGGACAAGCTAACTGCACTCTTAGTGGAAATAAGAGCTTGTCTGAAGCAGGCACGGGCCAGGTGCTGCCGCCCCGACGGGGGCGTGGCAGACCAAGGAAGAACACAGTTGCGCCAAAGGTGGTGCAGCCTGGGAGGCGAAGAGGGCGGCCTCCAACAgtcaaagcagagaaaga gAAAAACGAAGAGGATATTGGAGAAAAATCAG ATGGAAAACCCAGCAAACCAGAGGCAGGACAGAACGGCATGGAAACCACACTGCTAAATAATGACCGTTGTCCCACAACAACAAAGTCCTGCAAGACTGAAACCATAGAAAACCCCCGTGCTCGATACCTATGCAACACATGCGGGCGGAAGTTCACACGCACGTCAGACGTGCGCCGGCACCAGCTGACCCACACTGGCGAGCGGCCCTTCCACTGCACACAATGCGCGAAGACCTTCCAGCATGCGTGGGACCTAACCAAGCACTGCCGCAAGTTCCACGGTGAGGCCACCTTCTCATGTCGCCTGTGCACGGGCAGCTTTGTCAACCTGCGCACCCTCACAGCGCACCACAAGAAGAGCCATACCAGCGAGCTGCCCCACTACTGCTCTATCTGCGGTGAGGCAAGTTCGAGTGCCGTTGCGCTGGCGGCACATCGAAGGACGCACAGTGTCACACAGCAGTACCGCTGTGAGCAGTGTGGCGAGGGCTTCGACACGCTACTGCAGCGATCCGCGCACCGCCAAAGCCACCGGCGCCACCGCAAGTTCAAGTGCCCGCAGTGCGACAAGACATACTCGCGGCGAGCTGATGTCAAGCGGCACCTGCTGAGCCACACGGGTGAGCGGCCGCACCAGTGCGCCCTCTGCGGGAAGAGTTTCGCACTGCGCTCGGGCCTGCAGAAGCACCACATGACGCACACGGGCGAGCGGCCGTACCGCTGCCCACACTGCCCAAAAGCCTTCAACCTGATCTCCATTCTGCACCGCCATGAGCGTATGCACACGGGCGAGCGTCCATTCCTATGCTCCCAGTGCGGCAAGCGCTTCCTCTCACTAGGCGAGCTCCTCAAGCACGACAAGTCGCACACGGACGAGAGGCCACATGCCTGCAGCCAGTGCCACAAGCGCTTCAAGTCCAAGCGTGCGCTGCGGGAGCACGCGCTCAGTCACACGGGCGCACGACCCTATGCCTGCTCTTACTGTAGCAAGAGGTTCACGAAGCCATTTGCTCTCAACCGCCACCATCTGATGCACACCGGCGAGCGGCCCTTCTCCTGTGCACACTGCGCAAAGACCTTCCTTACAGCCACGGAAGTGGCGCTGCACGAGCGGGTACACACAGGCGAGCGGCCCTACGCCTGCCCCACCTGCCCATGGCGTTTCCGCAGCTCCTCGGAGTTGGCCAGGCAccggcgcacacacacgcaggccaGAGCACATGCCTGCGGCTACTGCTCGAAAACCTACACGAGTGCCGCTAAGCTTAAGAGCCACGCACGCATCCATGCTGCGCAGGACAATAGCAAGTGCCCAGTTGACATCAGCCACACGGTGGAAGTGCATGAGTCCACCCTTCATGAGAGCGAGGTGGCTGATGCTCTGTCATGA